The genomic window CGCCCTGGCCATCGGCCACGCAGGAGAGGGGTTCTGCTTCCATGGTCTGCTCGTCAGAACTTGAAGGAGAAGCCGAGCGTCGCCGTGACCACCTTCAGATCCGCCGGAGAGACGCTCCCTGGCGACCCCTCTCCTTCGCCGTCCCCCTCTTCGAAGAGGAGGGCCGCCGACCTGGCGGTGAGCGGCACGACGGCAGCGGGCCGGGGCTCGACCCGGTCCAATCCGAGCTGCTCCTGGTAGGTGAAGCCCAGGTTGAAGGAGGCCCCTCGGCCGATGTCGGTGGAGAAACCGAGTCCCACCAGCCAGCTCCAGAAGGAGCTCAGGCGGTAATCGCTCGACATCGCCGGCTGCGGCGCGGCGAACTCGTAGGCGAAGAATGAGGCGGCGCCCTGCCGGTAGAGGCGCAGCTGTGGGGACAGGATGAGCTTCTTGCCGATCCGCTGGTCGAATTCCAGGCCGAGCGTGTGGGCGTCGATCTTCCAGTCGTCCCAGTAGTAGCGGTAGGTCATTCTCAGCGCCCCGCGGCTTTCGAAATAGTGGCCGAGCTTGAGGATCGCCGCCTTGCGATCGCGGGTATCGGGGCGGACCTCCGGCAGGCTGGTCGTGCCGACGGTCACCAGCTTGTATGGGTCCGTCAGGTAGCCGCTCAGTCGCGTCAGGCTGAAGGAGAGGTCCAGGAGATCGCGGGAGCCGAGGACCTGGGTCCACCCGAGGGACCAGGAATCGGAGTCCTTCTTGAAGCTCTCGTTCATGTTGACGGGATCGATGTCGTCCCAGGTGCGTCCCCATCCGAAATGCAGCGTCGAGCGCTTGTTGAACAGCTCCCAGGAGTCGACGAGCGAGATGCCGCGCGAGAGGTAGTCGGACTCCTTCGAATAGCTGAGGCTGACCGACGGCAGATGCGATCCCCAGCGCCAGTCGTAGCTCGCTCCGAGCGCCTTGCGCGTGTCGGTGTACTCCGCTTTCGGGATGGTGCCGGCGGAGGAAGCGGAGGCGGTGGCGTCGAGCGTGGGAATCTCGCCGGTGGGCGACGCTCCCGAGATCGAATCGTAGGCCAGGAGCAATCCGAGGCTGCCGGCTTTGTCCCAGGAGTGCTTGTAATAGAGGCCGGGGTCGATCACCTGGGTGCGGTCGTTGCTCTCGCCGTAATAAAGGCATTTGAAATCGATGCTGGAATCGGCCCTGGCGATCGTTCCCGCCAGGACCGACACCCCTGCGAGGAGGCCCGCCTTTCCTGCCGCGGGCTTAATTGCAGCCACAGCCGCCTCCCGCCACGCCGCCGTCCCCGGCCGCTCCCTCCTTGCTGGCGAAGATGTGCTCCTTGAGGGAGCGTTTCAGGACGTCGCCGTCCAGGCTCATGATCGGATCGGCCAGATACCCGCGCTCCCAGGCCTTCACCGTCCCCTTGCGTGGCACCGGGTCTTGCCCCGAGGCCGCCATGGCCAGACCGGCGTTCGGAGCGTTCCGCAAAGCGGCATCAACGGCCGCCTCGATCTGCCGGTGGGCCGCTTCGGTTCCTCCTTCGACTCGCCCGAGCAGCTTCCCATCGCGATCCAGGAGAAAGGCGGAAGGCATGGCCTCCACGCCAAACATTTCGCCCCCCTTCCCCGACGGGTCACGCCCGACCAGGAACCGGACTCCGGGAAAGCCCGCGACGAATTCCGCAACCGCGTCGTCTTCGGTTTCCAGCGTCACCGCCACGACCTGGAGGTCGGCGGCGGCGTTCTTGGCCTGGACGGCATCGAGAAAGGGAAATCCTTTTCGGCAGGGGATGCACCAGGACGCCCAGAATTCTAGGAGCACGACCCGTCCCCGGAACTCCGTCAGCGTGTGCCGGCCGCCTTGCAGATCCTGGAATTCCCAGGCGCCAGCCGCGGCCGTTTCGGCTCCTGCCTTTTCAACGGAGCCGGGCGCGCGCCGTTCCGATCCGGAGACCTGCTCCCCGGCTCTGCCGGCGGCCGGTAAAGAGCTCCAGACGAGGCAGAGGAGAAATCCAGAGAGGAAGCGTTGGAAAGAAAAGGCTGGCAATCCCCGTCCCGCCGAAATTTTTGCGCGCATCTGCCCGCTCCCGGATGCATGGTTCGAAGCCGAGATCGCATTTACGTGCCTGTCTTGCCGACTCCGAACAAGACTGCCGTCCTTCAGACGCAAGTCTCGCCCTCCGGGCTTTGAAGTGGAGCATTCCCCGTGCCAGGCGCCGGCCCTGCGGTCGCAGGGTAGTCCCCACGGCTTCGCGCCCCTCCAGAAGAGCCGATCGCTTCCCTTTTCCCTTCGCAAAAATGAGAGAATCTCTGTCGATCCTGTCGAAATCCGCTGACTCGTGCGTCGTACCCGTGGAGCGGGCATGACGCCCGGACTGCCAACCCCCCTGGAGGTGATCGAATGCGCTACCTGCTGCTGATCCACGACGAAGAGGCGAAGTTCGGGACGATGTCGCAGGGTGAAATCGGCAAGCTGATGACCGATTACAACACTTTTACCGAGGAGCTGATCAAGTCGGGCTCCTTCAAGGACGCCGCCCGGCTGCGGCCGACGGCCACCGCCACCACGGTCCGGGTCCGGGACGGCAAGACACTCACCACCGACGGCCCCTTCGCAGAGACCAAGGAGCAGCTTGGCGGGTACTACCTCGTCGACGTCAAGAACCTGGACGAGGCGATCAAGTGGGCGGCCAAGATCCCCTCGGCCCGACTGGGCAGCGTCGAGGTCCGGCCGGTCTGGGAAGACGGCGAATAGCACCGCCG from Candidatus Polarisedimenticolia bacterium includes these protein-coding regions:
- a CDS encoding DUF3570 domain-containing protein, coding for MAAIKPAAGKAGLLAGVSVLAGTIARADSSIDFKCLYYGESNDRTQVIDPGLYYKHSWDKAGSLGLLLAYDSISGASPTGEIPTLDATASASSAGTIPKAEYTDTRKALGASYDWRWGSHLPSVSLSYSKESDYLSRGISLVDSWELFNKRSTLHFGWGRTWDDIDPVNMNESFKKDSDSWSLGWTQVLGSRDLLDLSFSLTRLSGYLTDPYKLVTVGTTSLPEVRPDTRDRKAAILKLGHYFESRGALRMTYRYYWDDWKIDAHTLGLEFDQRIGKKLILSPQLRLYRQGAASFFAYEFAAPQPAMSSDYRLSSFWSWLVGLGFSTDIGRGASFNLGFTYQEQLGLDRVEPRPAAVVPLTARSAALLFEEGDGEGEGSPGSVSPADLKVVTATLGFSFKF
- a CDS encoding DUF4266 domain-containing protein, which encodes MPAPRVRRTSQRISTGSTEILSFLRREKGSDRLFWRGAKPWGLPCDRRAGAWHGECSTSKPGGRDLRLKDGSLVRSRQDRHVNAISASNHASGSGQMRAKISAGRGLPAFSFQRFLSGFLLCLVWSSLPAAGRAGEQVSGSERRAPGSVEKAGAETAAAGAWEFQDLQGGRHTLTEFRGRVVLLEFWASWCIPCRKGFPFLDAVQAKNAAADLQVVAVTLETEDDAVAEFVAGFPGVRFLVGRDPSGKGGEMFGVEAMPSAFLLDRDGKLLGRVEGGTEAAHRQIEAAVDAALRNAPNAGLAMAASGQDPVPRKGTVKAWERGYLADPIMSLDGDVLKRSLKEHIFASKEGAAGDGGVAGGGCGCN
- a CDS encoding YciI family protein, translating into MRYLLLIHDEEAKFGTMSQGEIGKLMTDYNTFTEELIKSGSFKDAARLRPTATATTVRVRDGKTLTTDGPFAETKEQLGGYYLVDVKNLDEAIKWAAKIPSARLGSVEVRPVWEDGE